A genomic region of Antennarius striatus isolate MH-2024 chromosome 2, ASM4005453v1, whole genome shotgun sequence contains the following coding sequences:
- the LOC137603002 gene encoding histone H4: MSGRGKGGKGLGKGGAKRHRKVLRDNIQGITKPAIRRLARRGGVKRISGLIYEETRGVLKVFLENVIRDAVTYTEHAKRKTVTAMDVVYALKRQGRTLYGFGG, encoded by the coding sequence atgagtggaagaggaaagggaggaaaaggaCTCGGGAAAGGAGGCGCCAAGCGTCACCGGAAAGTTCTCCGTGATAACATCCAGGGAATCACCAAGCCCGCTATCCGCCGCCTGGCTCGCCGTGGTGGAGTGAAGCGGATCTCCGGTCTGATCTACGAGGAGACCCGCGGTGTGTTGAAGGTGTTCCTGGAGAACGTGATCCGTGATGCCGTCACGTACACCGAGCACGCCAAGAGAAAGACCGTCACCGCCATGGATGTGGTGTATGCTCTGAAGAGGCAGGGACGCACCCTGTACGGCTTCGGGGGCTAG
- the LOC137602963 gene encoding histone H3 yields the protein MARTKQTARKSTGGKAPRKQLATKAARKSAPATGGVKKPHRYRPGTVALREIRRYQKSTELLIRKLPFQRLVREIAQDFKTDLRFQSSAVMALQEASEAYLVGLFEDTNLCAIHAKRVTIMPKDIQLARRIRGERA from the coding sequence ATGGCGAGAACCAAGCAGACCGCTCGTAAGTCTACTGGAGGCAAAGCCCCCAGAAAGCAGCTGGCCACCAAAGCAGCTCGGAAGAGCGCTCCGGCCACCGGCGGCGTGAAGAAGCCTCACCGTTACAGGCCCGGTACCGTGGCTCTGAGAGAGATCCGTCGCTACCAGAAGTCGACCGAGCTGCTGATCCGGAAGCTGCCCTTCCAGCGTCTGGTGAGAGAGATCGCTCAGGACTTCAAGACCGACCTGCGCTTCCAGAGCTCCGCTGTCATGGCTCTGCAGGAGGCCAGCGAGGCTTACCTGGTGGGCCTGTTCGAGGACACCAACCTGTGCGCCATCCACGCCAAGAGGGTGACCATCATGCCCAAAGACATCCAGCTGGCCCGCCGCATCCGCGGAGAGAGGGCTTag